Proteins co-encoded in one Medicago truncatula cultivar Jemalong A17 chromosome 8, MtrunA17r5.0-ANR, whole genome shotgun sequence genomic window:
- the LOC112417270 gene encoding uncharacterized protein, whose product MKYSSKHVWIKLSRMNALALALLRKGGKTLFANFMNQNVMAVCDWNMCFTFVLAGWEGTAHDARVFDQALTNANLNFPHPPPGKYYLVDYGYPTPIGYIGPYKHEQYHLPEFRRSNGFANHNEVFNYYHSSLRYTIERTFGVWKNIFAILRRMPNFKFETQVQIVVATMAIRNFI is encoded by the exons ATGAAATATTCATCCAAACATGTTTGGATCAAGTTGTCAAGAATGAACGCGTTGGCACTAGCTTTACTAAGAAAGGGTGGAAAAACATTGTTTGCCAATTTCATGAATCAAAATGTAATGGCCGTATGTGATTGGAATATGTGTTTCACTTTTGTATTGGCTGGTTGGGAAGGTACTGCTCATGATGCTCGTGTTTTTGACCAAGCTTTAACAAATGCAAATCTTAATTTTCCACACCCTCCGCCAG gtAAGTATTATTTGGTAGATTATGGGTATCCAACACCAATAGGGTACATTGGTCCATACAAACATGAACAGTATCATCTTCCTGAATTTAGGCGTTCTAACGGGTTTGCAAATCATAATGaagtatttaattattatcacTCAAGTTTAAGATACACAATAGAAAGAACTTTTGGGGTATGGAAGAACATATTTGCAATCCTACGTCGCATGCCTAACTTTAAATTTGAGACACAAGTTCAAATAGTTGTCGCAACAATGGCTATACGCAACTTTATCTGA
- the LOC11412894 gene encoding plant UBX domain-containing protein 2 produces the protein MDDVKDKMKGFIKKVNNPFTSSSSGKFKGQGRVLGSSSSSSTPANSIPTPTHRPSPSQNPNPKPKPTPPIASDQSKIDKPRKPADGFDPFDSLVTSSQRSQNGYSLNVYECPICKQPFRSEDEVTEHVESCLSNPIENDDVDEKCVSKLKESQVSESNTELEICIGTYVSGNPSQGSVDIVLKLLRNIVKEPDNVKFRKIRMGNPKIKEAIGEVIGGVELLSLLGFELKEENGETWALMEVPTEEKVNLIKKAIVLLEPQLVQDTPKRENSTPTVSTEKVAEAEPKKIDRQVKVFFAVSESVAARIELPDSFYKRSAEEVRREAELRRKKIEESQLLIPKSLKEKQAKAAKRRYTRTIIRIQFPDGVVLQGVFAPWEPTTALYEFVSSALKESCLEFELMHPVVVQRRVIPCFPKAGQKAKTIEEEDLVPSALIKFKPLETDSVVFTGLKNELLEISEPLVNG, from the exons ATGGACGACGTAAAAGACAAGATGAAAGGATTCATCAAGAAAGTTAACAACCCTttcacttcttcttcttctggtaAATTCAAGGGCCAAGGTCGAGTCTtgggttcttcttcttcttcttcaacaccTGCAAATTCCATTCCTACCCCTACCCATCGTCCTTCTCCTTCTCAGAACCCTAATCCCAAACCCAAACCTACTCCACCGATCGCTTCAGATCAAAGCAAAATCGATAAACCACGCAAACCCGCAGATGGGTTTGATCCATTTGATTCATTGGTTACTTCTTCTCAAAGATCTCAAAATGGGTATTCACTCAACGTATATGAATGTCCAATTTGTAAACAACCCTTTCGATCTGAAGACGAGGTTACTGAACACGTGGAATCTTGTTTGAGTAACCCAATTGAAAACGATGATGTTGATGAAAAATGTGTGTCAAAATTGAAAGAGAGTCAAGTTTCTGAGTCTAATACTGAATTGGAGATTTGTATTGGTACTTATGTTTCGGGGAATCCGTCCCAAGGTTCGGTTGATATTGTTCTTAAATTGTTGAGGAATATTGTTAAGGAACCTGATAATGTTAAGTTTAGGAAGATTAGGATGGGTAATCCAAAGATTAAAGAAGCTATTGGCGAGGTTATTGGTGGTGTCGAATTGCTGAGTTTGTTAGGATTTGAGCTTAAGGAGGAGAATGGAGAAACTTGGGCATTGATGGAGGTTCCTACTGAGGAGAAAGTAAATTTGATCAAGAAAGCAATAGTGTTGTTGGAACCACAATTGGTTCAAGATACTCCAAAGAGAGAAAATTCAACGCCTACCGTTTCCACTGAGAAAGTAGCCGAGGCCGAACCAAAAAAGATTGACAGACAG GTAAAGGTCTTCTTTGCTGTCTCTGAAAGTGTTGCAGCTAGAATTGAGCTACCAGATTCCTTCTACAAACGTTCAGCTGAAGAGGTGAGAAGAGAAGCTGAGTTAAGGAGAAAAAAGATTGAAGAGTCTCAGCTTCTAATCCCAAAGTCACTTAAAGAAAAGCAAGCTAAAGCTGCTAAGAGGAGATACACAAGAACTATTATTAGGATTCAGTTTCCAGATGGAGTTGTACTTCAAGGTGTATTTGCTCCATGGGAACCAACTACTGCTCTGTATGAG TTTGTGAGCTCTGCTTTAAAAGAATCATGTTTGGAATTTGAGCTAATGCATCCTGTAGTTGTTCAACGGCGTGTAATCCCATGTTTCCCAAAAGCAGGGCAAAAAGCTAAAACGATAGAAGAAGAAGACCTGGTGCCTTCTGCCCTAATCAAGTTCAAGCCCCTAGAAACAGATTCTGTTGTTTTCACCGGTCTCAAAAATGAATTGCTGGAAATCAGTGAACCACTTGTAAATGGTTAA
- the LOC11412387 gene encoding F-box protein SKIP28 yields the protein MEESCKASSSEMSTTVEEEEQEGPPHEAMFLVIAYLRVYEVLTMSRVCTSLRYAVNNDVLLWLKIIVETPLNSRLSDDTLLKITSKANGRLQTLALMNCIHVADHGLQRVVEQNPFIEELHIPACTGITPEGVLTAVKTLCQRANCLTTLSLNGIYNLQNDHLDVLTSNLRKNLPLEDELTQQPIYYHKRGSVSAFKHNENQRIIDLEKCPKCFEVRMVYDCPKVDCNRKELCQAQCRGCIFCIPRCENCGGCVGSEELEDVACGDFLCLECWLQLPKCNFCNKPYCKQHTNWWCTSSESSFLCRVCDENSHGYTYTDVL from the exons atggaAGAGTCTTGCAAAGCTTCTTCTTCTGAAATGAGCACCACAGTTGAGGAAGAAGAACAAGAGGGTCCTCCTCATGAAGCCATGTTTCTGGTGATAGCTTACCTTCGAGTGTACGAGGTTTTAACCATGTCTCGTGTTTGCACATCACTGAGATATGCAGTCAACAATGATGTATTGCTATGGCTTAAAATTATTGTTGAAACCCCTCTCAATTCAAGACTCTCAGATGACACACTATTGAAGATCACATCCAAAGCAAATGGTAGGCTTCAAACACTTGCTCTTATGAACTGCATCCACGTTGCTGACCATGGACTACAAAGGGTTGTTGAACAAAACCCCTTTATTGAAGAG CTTCATATACCAGCATGCACTGGGATAACCCCTGAAGGAGTTCTAACAGCTGTGAAAACACTCTGCCAAAGAGCCAACTGCTTAACCACCTTGAGTTTAAACGGCATTTACAACCTACAAAACGATCATCTTGACGTGCTTACCTCAAACCTCAGAAAAAACCTCCCATTAGAAGACGAGCTAACACAACAGCCTATCTACTATCATAAACGTGGCAGCGTTTCAGCATTCAAGCACAACGAAAATCAGAGGATTATTGATTTGGAGAAATGTCCCAAGTGCTTTGAGGTGAGAATGGTATATGATTGCCCAAAAGTGGACTGCAATAGGAAGGAATTGTGCCAAGCTCAATGTAGGGGATGCATATTTTGTATTCCAAGGTGTGAAAACTGTGGTGGATGTGTTGGATcagaagaacttgaagatgtTGCATGCGGAGATTTCTTGTGCCTTGAATGCTGGTTACAGCTTCCCAAGTGCAATTTCTGTAACAAACCATATTGTAAGCAGCACACAAATTGGTGGTGCACTTCTTCAGAGTCTTCATTTCTCTGCAGAGTTTGTGATGAAAATTCTCACGGATATACATACACTGATGTTCTATAA
- the LOC11417017 gene encoding protein ALTERED XYLOGLUCAN 4, whose amino-acid sequence MKNKLNGGDENHTSSNGNFTEEDTISSTKKDLDGGDGHHTSFDGNFTEEKRKKEKPQEKQCDYFNGNWVHDKRAPLYNGTTCSDIKKSQNCIVNGRPDSSYLYWRWKPSECDLPIFEPNTFLKLIKNMNIAFVGDSLANNQIESLICLLSTVSSPKRVHHIGSDGRWYFPSYNANLTAYWSPFLVKGDQRIKDGPQYNTIYLDQVNQMWARDIDQIDSIVLSFGHWFTDVPSIYYEGGSIIGCFRCHEFKFNYTDIGFYVPMRKALRTTLNSIIEKKIVRGNGIDVIVRTYSPTHFEGDWDKGGTCSKSEPYKNEEKKLEGMDAKIRSIEIEEAENAKVKAQQIGLNLEVLDITKLALLRPDGHAGAYMNPFPFAKRVPKNVQNDCVHWCLPGPIDIWNEIFLQMMKNGKNHSLIEK is encoded by the exons atgaaaaataaattgaatggtGGAGATGAGAATCATACCTCCTCCAATGGAAACTTCACGGAAGAGGATACAA TTTCAAGTACAAAAAAAGATTTGGATGGTGGAGATGGGCATCACACCTCCTTCGATGGAAACTTCACGGAAGAGAAACGAA AAAAGGAAAAACCTCAAGAGAAACAATGTGACTATTTCAATGGCAATTGGGTTCATGACAAGAGAGCTCCTTTGTATAATGGAACAACATGTAGTGATATAAAGAAAAGTCAGAATTGCATCGTCAATGGAAGACCTGACTCAAGCTACCTATATTGGAGATGGAAACCAAGTGAGTGTGATCTTCCAATTTTTGAACCAAACACTTTTCTTAAACTCATCAAAAACATGAACATAGCTTTTGTTGGAGACTCTTTAGCAAATAACCAAATAGAGTCCCTTATTTGCTTATTATCCACTGTATCAAGCCCTAAACGTGTCCACCATATAGGCTCTGATGGAAGGTGGTACTTTCCTTCTTACAACGCAAACTTGACAGCCTATTGGTCACCTTTTCTTGTGAAGGGTGATCAAAGAATAAAGGATGGTCCACAATATAATACAATATATTTAGATCAAGTAAATCAGATGTGGGCTAGGGATATAGATCAAATTGACTCGATTGTGTTGTCATTTGGTCATTGGTTTACGGATGTTCCTTCAATTTACTATGAGGGTGGTTCAATTATAGGTTGTTTTAGATGtcatgaatttaaatttaattatactGATATTGGATTTTATGTTCCAATGAGAAAGGCTTTAAGGACTACCCTTAATAGCATAATTGAGAAGAAAATTGTAAGAGGGAATGGAATTGATGTAATTGTGAGAACATACTCACCTACTCATTTTGAAGGTGATTGGGATAAGGGTGGTACATGTTCAAAGAGTGAGCCATATAAGAATGAGGAGAAGAAACTTGAAGGAATGGATGCTAAGATAAGAAGTATTGAGATAGAGGAAGCTGAAAATGCTAAAGTAAAAGCTCAACAAATTGGATTAAATTTGGAGGTGCTTGATATAACAAAGTTGGCATTATTGAGACCAGATGGTCATGCAGGAGCTTATATGAATCCTTTTCCATTTGCTAAAAGGGTTCCAAAGAATGTACAAAATGATTGTGTTCATTGGTGCTTGCCAGGACCTATAGATATTTggaatgagatttttttgcaGATGATGAAGAATGGGAAGAATCATTCACTGATTGAAAAGTGA
- the LOC11416743 gene encoding uncharacterized protein, with product MALEWVVLGYAAAAEAIMVLLLTIPGLDALRKGLVAVTKNLLKPFLSVVPFCLFLLMDIYWKYETRPSCEGDSCTPSEHLRHQKSIMKSQRNALLIAAALLFYWLLYSVTNLVVRIDLLNQRLERLKRTE from the coding sequence ATGGCGTTGGAATGGGTTGTGCTAGGTTATGCCGCAGCAGCAGAAGCGATAATGGTGCTTCTTCTCACAATCCCCGGCCTCGACGCTCTTCGCAAGGGACTCGTCGCTGTTACCAAGAATCTTCTCAAACCGTTTCTCTCGGTGGTTCCGTTTTGCCTCTTTCTTCTGATGGACATTTATTGGAAATACGAAACGAGGCCAAGCTGTGAAGGTGATTCTTGCACTCCATCGGAACATCTTCGTCATCAGAAATCGATTATGAAGAGTCAGCGTAACGCGCTTCTCATCGCTGCTGCGCTTCTCTTCTACTGGCTTTTGTACTCCGTTACCAATCTTGTTGTAAGGATTGATCTTCTTAACCAGCGCCTTGAACGCCTCAAGAGGACCGAATGA